The nucleotide window GTCCCGAACACGACCTGCTGCAACGGGTCCGACGGATCGGGCGTGTTGTCGTAATAGGCACGCACCAAGGCGTCCACATCGACGAGGTCTTCGGGCAGGGCCAAGGTACCAGCGCGAGGATGTGCCATGACCGCGATTCTGCCACCCCGCGCGCCGTTCGCCCGGTTGACGAACCGATCCGTCCGGCCGCGGGAACCGAATCGCTACGGTGAGACGAACGTCGACGCCGCATCGGAGGAACCCGCACACATGCTGATCTCGGGATTGTCGGGGCTGTTGTCACCCGAACGCCGTTCCCCCGGCCTGCTCGTGCTCGTCCTCCCCGGCGGCACGGACAGCAGTCACAAACCCTTCAGTTCCTGGCAGCCGTCCGCGCTGCGCATGTACCCGTTCACGTGGTCGCTGCGACTGCGTTTCGGCCGGTCGGTGCGCGTCCGTCAGGTCGGCTACCGCGTGTACGGCTGGAACGGCGACGAGAACTCGCCCATGCTTCCCGCCCGTGCGGCGCTCGACGAGATCTGCCGGCGTCACCCGGGCGTGCCGGTCGTCGCCATCGGACATTCGATGGGCGGACGTGTGGCCGCGCACCTCGCCGCCGACCGTCGGGTCATCGGCGTCCTCGGGCTGGCGCCGTGGTGGCAGTTCGCCGACTGGCGGCACATCCAGCCCGGTGCCCGGGTCGTCGCCGTGCACGGAGACGCCGACACCCGCACGCTGGCGAAGCGGACCCGCAAAGGGATCGACGAGCTGTCGGCCCTGGGAGTCGACGCCGAGTTCATCCCGGTGCCCGGCGGCGGTCACGCCATGCTCGACCACATCGGGCTCTGGCAGCGCAGCGCGCTCGACTTCGTCGGCGAACGACTCTCCGCTCTGCGCCGCGCCTGATCGGTCGGCGCCGTTCGGTCAACGCTTCGGGCGGGCTCCGGCCAACTCGTCGATGTACCCGGGATGGAACTCGACGTACTTCTCCCCCGCGAGCACATACAGCGGGTCGTCGCCGGTCTCGCCGTAGGCCTGTTTACGGAGTTCGGTGCGCATGTTCTTGAACGTCGAGGTGTGCTCCAGCGCATCGACGATCCGGACGAACAACGGCACCGCATACGCGGGCAGACCGTCGCGCACATGCCGGGCCAGCCCGTCGGCGTCGAACGTCTCGCCCTCGCGCAGACTGATCGCGGCCATTCCCGCCTTCCCGTCGACGCCGGGAACCGGCACACCGAAGACGACCGCCTCCTCGACGGCCGGATGGGCGTCGAGCACCGCCTCGACCTCGGTGGTGGCCACGTTCTCGCCCTTCCAGCGGAAGGTGTCGCCGATGCGGTCGACGAAACCGATGTGTGAGAAACCCTGATCGCGGACGACGTCACCGCTGTTGAACCACTTGTCGCCCTTACGCTTCGCGTCGCGGACGATCTTGCGCTCGGTCGCCTCCGGGTCGGTGTACCCGTCGAACGGCACACGCGAGTTGATCTGCGCCAGAAGCAAACCGGTTCCGCCCCTGCCGACCGGTTTCACCCGCCCGTCGGGATCGCGCAGCGGCTCCCCGGTCTCCTCGTCGTATTCGACGATCGTGTAGGGCAACGGCGAGAACCCGGCCGTCTTGGACAACCCGAAGACGTTGATGAAACCGATGTTCGCTTCACTCGCCGCGTACAACTCGACGATGCGGTCGATACCGAATCGCTCGGTGAACGCGTCCCAGATGTCGGGGCGCAGACCGTTGCCGACGGCCAGCCGGAGTCGGTGCGCGCGATCGGTCGGCTTCGGCGGTTGCGCAAGCAGATAACGGCACAGCTCGCCGATGTAGGCGAACGCGGTGGCGTCGTTCTCGATGATCTCGTCGATGAACTTCGACGCCGAGAACTGCCTGCCGATGGCCAGGCAGGCACCGGACGCGAGGACCGACGACACCGAGATCGTGAGAGCGTTGTTGTGGTAGAACGGCAGCGCGGTGTACATGACGTCGTCACCACGCAAACGGATTCCCAGACCGCCGATGCCGTTCATCGCGACCAGCCAGCGATAGTGGCTCATCTTGCTGGCCTTCGGGTAACCCGTTGTGCCCGAGGTGAAGATGTAGATCGCGGTGGAGCCGACCTCGATCGATTCGGTGACCGGTCGGTCGAGCGGCGAACACCGTGCGGTCAGCGTCGTGAGCTCGGCGAAGGTGTACTCCTTCGCCGGGCGGCACCCGGCCGGCACCGACTCCAACGCTTCCAGCAGATCATCTTGGTAGAGAACCACTTTCGGCTCGATGAGCCCTAGGCTGTGCTCCAGCACCGCGCCGCGCTGATTGAAGTTCAGCATCCCGCAGATCGCCCCGATCTTGACGATCGCCAGCATCGCGATGACGACGTCGGGATGGTTTCGCGACAGCACCGCGACCACGTCACCGCGACGGACACCTTCCCGGACGAGGAAGTCCGCGAGCCGGTTCGCATGGGCGTTCGCCGCGCGGTAGGAGATCGACGACCCCTCGAACCGGAGGAAGTCCCGATCGGGGTACTTCTGCACACTCTGCTGAAACCGCTTGCCGATGGACATCTTCGTGGTCGGCGGTTTGGGCAGCATCTCCGGCAGCGTCCGCAGGATCGTCCCGGCGTCACCGCGTAGCGACGCGACTCCCGACACCATGTCGGCCAGCCGGATGTCCGGCAGGAGTCCCGTTCCCGACGCGTGATCAACCATGTTTCCAGCCTCCCCGATGTGTTGGACGACACACACCCTAGCCGGAGTTGAGCGTCAATGAAACAGTGGGGATGATTCGTTTCATCGACGTCGAGGCTTGGCGAGTTCTCGGTGACCGGCCACACTGTCCTGATGACCGATACCTCGCCGCGACCGACGAGCGAACACCCCGCCGGCCCCCTCGACGGCG belongs to Gordonia sp. KTR9 and includes:
- a CDS encoding alpha/beta hydrolase — encoded protein: MTAILPPRAPFARLTNRSVRPREPNRYGETNVDAASEEPAHMLISGLSGLLSPERRSPGLLVLVLPGGTDSSHKPFSSWQPSALRMYPFTWSLRLRFGRSVRVRQVGYRVYGWNGDENSPMLPARAALDEICRRHPGVPVVAIGHSMGGRVAAHLAADRRVIGVLGLAPWWQFADWRHIQPGARVVAVHGDADTRTLAKRTRKGIDELSALGVDAEFIPVPGGGHAMLDHIGLWQRSALDFVGERLSALRRA
- a CDS encoding long-chain-acyl-CoA synthetase encodes the protein MVDHASGTGLLPDIRLADMVSGVASLRGDAGTILRTLPEMLPKPPTTKMSIGKRFQQSVQKYPDRDFLRFEGSSISYRAANAHANRLADFLVREGVRRGDVVAVLSRNHPDVVIAMLAIVKIGAICGMLNFNQRGAVLEHSLGLIEPKVVLYQDDLLEALESVPAGCRPAKEYTFAELTTLTARCSPLDRPVTESIEVGSTAIYIFTSGTTGYPKASKMSHYRWLVAMNGIGGLGIRLRGDDVMYTALPFYHNNALTISVSSVLASGACLAIGRQFSASKFIDEIIENDATAFAYIGELCRYLLAQPPKPTDRAHRLRLAVGNGLRPDIWDAFTERFGIDRIVELYAASEANIGFINVFGLSKTAGFSPLPYTIVEYDEETGEPLRDPDGRVKPVGRGGTGLLLAQINSRVPFDGYTDPEATERKIVRDAKRKGDKWFNSGDVVRDQGFSHIGFVDRIGDTFRWKGENVATTEVEAVLDAHPAVEEAVVFGVPVPGVDGKAGMAAISLREGETFDADGLARHVRDGLPAYAVPLFVRIVDALEHTSTFKNMRTELRKQAYGETGDDPLYVLAGEKYVEFHPGYIDELAGARPKR